One window from the genome of Penaeus monodon isolate SGIC_2016 chromosome 2, NSTDA_Pmon_1, whole genome shotgun sequence encodes:
- the LOC119582245 gene encoding phosphoserine phosphatase-like, with the protein MTLQAMQGRMEFRDALRMGLNILRPNLETVQRFVRTHPPKLTKDVGRLVSALHAHDVDVYLVSGGFRSLIAPVAKMLNIPLENIFANRLKFFYDGEYGGFDEAQLTSRSGGKAEVISYLKKKEGYSRIVMIGDGATDMEACPPADAFIGFGGNVVQRSVRKHCNMVCY; encoded by the exons AT GACATTGCAAGCCATGCAGGGTAGGATGGAATTTAGGGATGCTCTGAGAATGGGGCTTAACATTCTTCGACCAAACCTCGAAACAGTACAACGATTTGTCcgaacacacccaccaaaactcACGAAAGATGTTGG GAGGCTGGTGTCTGCCCTGCATGCTCATGATGTAGATGTTTACCTTGTGTCCGGGGGATTCCGATCCCTTATTGCACCTGTGGCAAAAATGCTCAATATCCCCTTAGAGAACATTTTTGCCAACAGATTAAAGTTCTTCTATGATG GAGAATATGGTGGCTTTGATGAAGCACAGCTGACCAGCAGGTCTGGTGGCAAGGCTGAAGTAATTTCTtacttgaaaaagaaagaaggatattcCAGGATTGTTATGATTGGTGATGGAGCAACAGATATGGAAGCCTGCCCACCTGCTGATGCCTTTATAG GTTTTGGAGGAAATGTTGTGCAGAGAAGTGTGAGAAAACACTGCAACATGGTATGTTACTGA